The following proteins are co-located in the Nitrospinota bacterium genome:
- a CDS encoding ATP-binding protein, producing the protein MKEQFFKRLLDNANDLIWSIDMEGCFTYINDNIKDWGYDKDELIGKPLLNILNTQHIIKRDHKTFGADTKEIYEMETLDKYGKIHRVIVSSSPLKDDDGVIVGVMGIIRDVTENQKLQERLKTEEQLASLGRLAIGIAHEIRNPLSSVKMNLSILKSRLNPKEDDLTHFNIAQDEVFHLEKIVTELLDYAKPAPLDLHRHNPHNVIEETISLLSPPGSTDDFAIKKSFISKVPMILMDKGKIHQALLNILINAIQASKPGGIIEIKTELVEPANDKFRITVKDNGDGVSPEDAKYVFDPFFTKKAKGTGLGLSIVRNIMNNHNGDVRLESTPGKGVSVYLELPVS; encoded by the coding sequence TTGAAAGAGCAGTTCTTTAAAAGACTCCTTGATAATGCCAATGACCTGATATGGTCCATAGACATGGAAGGTTGTTTTACCTATATAAACGACAATATCAAGGATTGGGGCTACGACAAGGACGAGTTGATCGGAAAGCCTTTGCTCAACATACTCAATACTCAGCATATAATCAAAAGGGATCATAAAACCTTTGGGGCTGACACGAAAGAGATCTATGAGATGGAAACGCTTGATAAGTACGGAAAGATTCACAGGGTCATTGTCAGCTCCTCGCCATTGAAGGACGACGACGGCGTGATAGTCGGCGTAATGGGAATTATCCGCGATGTGACTGAGAACCAGAAGCTCCAGGAAAGATTGAAAACGGAAGAGCAGCTCGCGTCGCTAGGGAGGCTTGCGATAGGTATCGCCCACGAGATACGAAATCCTCTTTCCTCGGTGAAAATGAATCTTTCAATCTTGAAAAGCAGGTTGAATCCGAAGGAAGACGATCTTACGCATTTCAATATCGCGCAGGATGAAGTCTTTCACCTGGAAAAGATAGTAACAGAGCTTCTGGATTACGCAAAACCGGCCCCATTGGATCTTCACAGGCATAATCCGCATAATGTGATCGAGGAGACTATATCGCTTCTGAGCCCCCCAGGGAGTACGGATGATTTTGCTATTAAGAAAAGTTTTATTTCCAAGGTTCCAATGATATTGATGGACAAGGGAAAAATACATCAGGCTTTGCTGAATATACTTATTAACGCCATACAGGCATCAAAGCCCGGCGGAATAATCGAGATTAAAACGGAGCTGGTTGAGCCTGCCAATGATAAATTCAGGATAACAGTCAAAGATAACGGTGACGGGGTAAGTCCCGAAGACGCGAAATATGTATTCGACCCGTTTTTTACAAAAAAGGCGAAAGGGACTGGGCTTGGGCTCTCAATTGTCAGGAATATCATGAACAATCATAACGGCGACGTCCGGCTGGAATCCACTCCGGGAAAAGGGGTATCGGTTTACCTTGAATTGCCGGTCAGCTGA